The Sminthopsis crassicaudata isolate SCR6 chromosome 5, ASM4859323v1, whole genome shotgun sequence genome contains the following window.
AGACTGGGATTATTTAAGGTTCAAGGGAAAAGAATGACTGAGATGGGATGAGATTAGAATCCAAAAACTACAAGTCATGGAttcaaagagagatggagaaagaatgaggaaaagagaaaggataagAATATGGCGATTGACTGTAGAGAGGAAGAGGAGCTATTTGGAAAGAGAGACTTCGTTTTATCAAGTGAGATTTAGgaagaatttagcacagtgcctggcacatagtaggcacttaataaataccgATTTCCTCTAgaagtgggagagggaaagaaaaggtaaGGAAAAATTTAAGCAGAATGGAGAGAAATAGCTGAGATTGAGAAGGTCCAGATAAAACAGAAGGCAAGTAAGAGTGCTGCCTGGGTAAAGCAAAAATGGGTGGAGAATTTAAAGAATGAGAGGAGAGGTGGATAgggaaaggatttcagagaagGTCAGGTGATAAAATGACATGAAAGGATGGAGAGAAGATGAAATGCAATGAAAAGTCAAGTTTCAAGTGGATATAGGGAAAATATAATGGGAATTAGTAAGGGGGGAGCAAAAGAAGAGGTGAATACAAAGAACGAGACAAGGAGAAGAGTATTAGTTGAGAAGAATAAGGAGAtaggaagatggggaaaaaaacacaggTTCATGGAAAAGAGAGTCTGGATGTTTCTCAGAGCaagagtgaagtaaatagaactgGGATCACAAATTCTCACTCTTCCACTAAAAGGGTGAACCATCCTAACCTTTACCTTCCTCCCCCAAGGTACCAATAGAAAAGAGTGGGAATAGGGAGGGAAGGCCAGGCTCAGGAAGTTAAGTTTGGGAGAAGCTCTTTCCTCCTCTGTTCTCAGGCTTTTGATCTCTTGCCATAGCAGTCAAATACTTGCCTTATTCTCACCTGCCCCCACCCAGCTTGGCTCTCGGGGCCTCTCTTCTAAAGCTTTTTGGGTGGCAATAATATCAACAATGACAGGTCACGTATCAATGTCagcacttcaaggtttgcaaagcactttactttgatgatctcatttgataatgTATTAACTTGAATACTTTTTGTTCAAATGattgaaaatagaaaagattttccTGATTAACGtttgataataaatatatttgaaaggaaaggTTGTCGCGTCCTCTGGCCCTCTCTCTTAGCCCATCGCTAAAGGACTGCCTCCGAAATCCAAATCCGAAATCTGGAGAGAGCCCACCTAACAAGAGCCCCACCCCTTCCCACTccactcctttttctccttttcccttctttccctcggCCTCATCCTTTCTCCAGTTTCAGTCTCCGCTCGCTCTCCCTGTATGACTTTtgactctttgtctctccctgccttctccttttatcattctctcccacttccctctgtcttctgtctcttctttcccaGTGCGTCGCTCTTCTCTCtcgatttcttctttctctgttcctctcccctctcctcctccccttattTCCATCCTCCTATCCCCACCTCTCCAACCTCCTCTTacatctccctcccctcccctttcctttcctagcctcgccttccctttcctcccctctcctcccagcTCCCGCCTGCCCCACCCCTGGGAAGCCCCTCCCGTCGGGCAGCGCCGCCTTATAAGCGGGTTCCCTGGCCGTGGGCGGCAGCGGCTGGTCGGCGGCGGCTCTGCTGGTGCGGGGGCGACGAGCTTAGGGACCTGGGGACCGAAAGCCGTGCACCTGCGGGCTGAAGGAAGGACAGCTCTCTGCGGGTCTCCGGGCCAGACCCTCCCCCGCCCCACCCCGCTCTCCGTCTTCGTTCGGGGGGTCGGAGCTTGCAGAGCGCGCAGTCGCCGCCACCGGACATCTCCCCCCCCTCCAGCCGTCCAGGGGCTCCCTTTTCCCGGGATCCGGGACCCCGGCTCCCTGCCTGCCCCGGCCCCGGCACCATGTCGGAGAAGAGCGTGGAGACAGCGCCTGAGCTCAGCGCCAAGGTACCGGGGGCTCGGGGAGCTGAGCCCTGTCACCTCGGGGTCCGCGGACCCACCGCCTCCGTGCGCCCCCAGCCGCCCCCTCCCTCTCTCCGCACCTCGCGctgcctctctcccctctccttccccgaCCCCCCTCGGCTCCCGAACAGCTTCTGGATTGTGCCATGGGCACCCTCCCCCGCCGCCCGCTCGGGAGCCTGGCTCTCCATACCCCGGGTCCCCTCGGCTCCCGCCAGCGCCCTCTAGCTTCTCCGTCCGCCGCCACTAGGGCTGCTTTGCCAGCCGGAGACCCCAAAGTCCCCACTGGTCTCCCCGGCTGCCCCTCCTTGACCTGGCCGCTTTCTCCTTCGCGCCCCGctcattctcactttttctttcacCTCGCGTGCGGCTCCTTAGTCTCTTACTCTTCTTGCTCCGTCCTCACCTTGACTCCCGGTGAGAGGTTTGAGACCCACTCGTGGATCAGGAGCCTCGAGGGGAcgcttcccttctcccccccccccccccgcgctaCCCCCCCTTCTTTCCAGAGGCGAAAGCCCCTGGCTGTCCGCCTTCggtcttcctccccttccttctgtGTCCGTTTGTCTCCCGCAGCTAGCCCTTAGCTTCCTCTCCCCGCCATCGAGCCCGTCCCCGTGTCGGAGGGATGGGGATACCTTGGGCAGAAAGGGAAGCGCGAAGGAGAGGTGAAATCTGGGCACGCCATCCCTTCGCCCCTGGCCCGCATTCCGTTACAACTTCCTCTCTCTggtcttcctctcctcctctcctcggAGCTTGCCGAGTCCTGTCAGAGGGCCGATGTGGAAATTAATGGGGCCAAGGTTTAGAGGCTGGAAGCCAAGAACTGGGGACCTGGAGCCTGGAGAGCTGGGGGTGGAGGCCTCCCTGAGGCTTGGCAAAGAAAAGGAGGCAGAACCAATGGGATTAAAGgcagtgggggagggagggaagatgtGTGTGTTTCTGTCCTTGGTCTCTCACATTCTTTTGCTTCTGTGTTCGGGGGATTCTAACAAAGTACACTCTGGGGGACGGCATGTGACGGAGTTAGGTGTTTATGTGAAACGAGCCCGGGGTCGGCACCTGGGGGAAGTGATGGGTCCGGCGGTGTCAGTGCGGGGACGGATCGGGCCGCCTCAGGGCCGCTTGTTACGGCGGAGAGAACTCCGAACTAGGAATGAGGAGACGGGCGCTGCTGTAGTCCCCATTCACTCcccagctgggtgaccttggcccAAGCGGCTCTCGGAGCCAGGAACGCGGGGAAGTTGGAGCAGCTCTAGGCGGCTTTCGAAGCTGTAAATCTGGGATTCCAGAGCCACGCCGGGCCGGggcgggggaggaggagaggaggtcATGAATGCACAGAGTCTTTGTTGTGCTGTTTGTGGGCTCGGTGCGTACCGTGAGAAGATGCCCAAACACCAGGCCATGTGTCTCTGTGTATGCTGTAGCTCGGGGACTGCTCTTTGgttctgtgtgtgtatctgaATCAGTGTCTGTCTGTGTCAGTGTTTGGGCAGAAGTGTGTAAATGAGGCCAGAGAATGCTTGGCACGGAAAAAGCTTAGTAGCACTAGGGCCTTTTACCCCtcttggggggagggaaaaaaaaaaaaagcctgggacAGACAGTGACCAAGCCAGGCAGGGGTGACAGGAGGAGAGGACTCAGCCCCACGGACTTTGACCTCCTCTGGCACTTTGTAGCTCTTTCCCCTGCcttcctcccttatctccccTGACCCAGATGGGAAACTCAGACCATAGCCCAAGAGGCTCAGGGCCTCCGGGGAAATAGTATGAGAGCAGGGAGCAGAATCTCAGCTTTCTGACACCGGGATGAAAGACCATCCCTGTCCCTGGGGAGAAGAACAAGAGGTGGCAGAAATGACCTGCAGACCATGTGGCTGGGAAGTGGGGGTAGAGAAGCAGGGTATTAGGGGCGCCAGCCTgaagaacagaaggaaagagTAGGTGCTTCCtcatggagagaggaagagagtcTCAATAGACCAATCAAATGTAACTCTCTCTAGGCCCCCCTTCTAATCTTCCTCTCAGAATGGGGACATACAGAGTGACCTACTCATAGACAGAATGAAGTAAACATGTGTGGAATCTGAGGCGCACAGAAAATTAAAGCgataccaaaaataaataaaatatcctcATAGTTGGAAGGGGGTGAGAGGGAGGACTTAAGGTGTTCATTCTTACTCTTCTAAAGACAGGAGTCACTTCCAGGGGACCTGGAGCAGGGACTGGCTAAAGGAGAGTGCCGAGTCTCTGGGGTAAAGAAGACAGCGGGTCATGGCAGGGTGAGCCTAAGCTAggctccctcccacccccaccccatctgTATTCTTAGACCACCCCGACTTGTTCCCTGGCCTCGGGCCAAAGCTACCTATCTTTTTATTGCACTGAGTCTTCTCtgcatcctttctttttttcctctccttttctttccccatccccGCGCCCATCCCCCGCTTGACCTCCTACCCTAACCCCCCCTTCCAACTTTGCCGAAGGGAGgagagcctggagtcagggaaagaCACTTGACCTTGTGACCCAGTTTGGGACTAGCATACGCGAGTTGGGGCGCTGAGGAGGGCACTAGCGGAGTGCTGCTTCTGTTCGGGTAGAATGTCTAGCGGAACACCCGGCATGaaaaggagacacagagacagagacacagagcgACAAAGGAAGAGACCAAAAGGGAGAGAAGCTGGGGGAGGCGGTGAGGTGGGGGGGGGTTAGAGGGGATCGATGCTCCAGAGAAAACATGCAGATAGAGGCCCCAGAGGTAGACAAAAGGCGGAGGGGTGGGCAGTGGGAGGGGGCCGGGCGGAGGAGGAGGGACATTGGGAGGGGGTGGGGCATTAAGGGCCGGAGCAGATGGAAGGGATTTGCTTTGCTGAGCTGAGCTTTTCAGCCACTCAAAGGGGGgctggggggtggggagtgggggtgTTCAGGGAGGTGGCAATCAGCGAGCCACCAAGGTGACGGGCTTCTGTTTCTTCTCGCTCCCGTTCCCACATTCGGCCTTCCAGGAGGAGTTTAGAGTAAAACTTGGCACCTTTCCTGTCCCACATGAAGGGGCACTGGGCGCTTTGTCACACCGAACCAATGCCCTCTAGGCTTTCTGCTTGAGGTTGGGAGCTAGGGGGAACAGGACAGTGCTCTCAAGGCAATTCACTTTTGTGGTAAGACACAGATGAGCCGTTTGTTCCCTCTTCCACAGGAcctgaaggagaagaaagaaaaagtagaagagaagacTAGtcggaaagagaggaagaaagacgTGGTGGAGGTACagcggggaggggaggggagggagccaCTAGGAAACCTTGGGGGAGCTATTGCCTGAGATACCTTTTTGTCTACCCTCCCCCCCATCCCCGGGACTAATCTATTGGGTGCATGCCCAACCAATGTGATCTGGTTTTCTGGTACTCATAGGAGGAGGAGAATGGAgctgaagaggaggaggaggagactgcAGAGGATGGAGAAGATGATGATGAGGGTGAGGAGGAAGGTGAGATCAAAGAGTGTCGGGGATGATGGGGGTCGATGGAAGTAGAATCAAGTCAGAGTTGAAGAACTGAAGCAAGGGTCAGGGGCAACTTCCAGTGGTCTCTGGAGATGACCTTTGCCCCTCCACAGTGACCAATTTCTggcttcacagatgaggaagaagaggaagatgatgaCGAAGGGCCCGCACTGAAGAGAGCTGCTGAGGATGAGGTTGGGGCTGGGTCCAGGGATTGGAGGGGGAAATGACAGATCCTGGGGCCCTTTTCAAGTCTGAACCAAGATTCTCTGGAGTATGGGACAGAGCTGGGACTAGAAACAAATCCTGCTTCTTTTGCATTCATGAGGATCCTTTTTCCCTCTGCAGGATGAAGCCGATCCTAAAAGGCAGAAGACAGAAAACGGGGCATCGGTGTGAGCCTCAGTCGTCTGGGCTGAGGGTGGGGAGGACCCCATGGGCCTGGAAGTGAGATGGGGAGGGATAAGTGCAGCGGCCTTTCACCTGGCTCCCTGTTCTGGATTCCTCCCCAGAGCTGTCCCCCTCCTATTCTCCCCAGCCTTCTTACTGTTCCCTTTCCAGGTATTCCAATTTTTACCTCTCCATTCCTTCACCTCCTGAACATTCCCCATCCCTGAGCTTCCCAGCTGATCCCCAGACTACTCTTCTTTTCCATATCCTCATATCTCTTCCCATCCCCCAGTTGAttcttcaaaatccaattctacCCCTTTCCACATTCCTAAATCTCCCCTTCTGCCTTCTCTCCCACTCTCCCTGCCTGATCCCTGGATCTCCCTCAGATTCCCCACCCCCTCACAGCACCAGGCTGGGGTTGGGGCTGAGCCCCACAGCTGCCCCCTCTCCCCTTTATCCTTTTTGtataatttaataaagaaatgGTCGCGCTTCTGTTTTTAACCTGCCTCCTTCTTCTCCCGGCTgacaagtgtgtgtgtatgtggggtggGACAAAGGTACAATtttgggctgggggggggggagccgtCCTCTCTTCATGGACAATGAAATAACCATCCTCCTTCCCCTAATTCTTCTCCCCTCATCGGAGCTATCCATACACCTGAAAAACATGAGAGACCCACCAAACACAGGTGCTGGATATCCACAGTAGAAAGGGAATATGTGGGAAATCTTTTACACGTTGCGGTCTACCAACGTTCCTGTCCTTTCTTCTACCGCCTCCTAATCAAAAGAAGAACCCAGGGCCAGGATAGGGGCTGACACACCTGGGCCCTCTTCACTCTGTGACAGGAAGTAGATCTGAAGATTTCTTGGGCATGCCCTTTGCCTCCCT
Protein-coding sequences here:
- the PTMS gene encoding parathymosin isoform X2, which translates into the protein MSEKSVETAPELSAKDLKEKKEKVEEKTSRKERKKDVVEEEENGAEEEEEETAEDGEDDDEDEEEEEDDDEGPALKRAAEDEDEADPKRQKTENGASV
- the PTMS gene encoding parathymosin isoform X1 translates to MSEKSVETAPELSAKDLKEKKEKVEEKTSRKERKKDVVEEEENGAEEEEEETAEDGEDDDEGEEEDEEEEEDDDEGPALKRAAEDEDEADPKRQKTENGASV